One window from the genome of Bacillus weihaiensis encodes:
- a CDS encoding sugar ABC transporter permease yields the protein MKKYRFKGWKETFAGYIFIAPMLIGVTCLTVFPILASIFLSFTDWNFITGIKGFNFIGLDNFKKLFSDSVFLKSLTNNLLILLVVPIGLLISLSLAVVINKHVYLKDFFKVIYFMPYISSVVAVAIVFQVLFHPTEGPVNQFLLSLGIEDPPKWIADVNFALPSVMIILIWTNIGFQLIIYLAGLQNIPKELYEAADIDGASAWYKFRKITIPLVSPTTFLLLVTGLIGSFKVFDLIVVLTNGGPANSTSLPVFYLYDQAFVELRTGYASTIALVIFALILLITVFQWIGQKKWVNY from the coding sequence GTGAAGAAGTACCGTTTCAAAGGGTGGAAAGAAACATTTGCAGGGTATATCTTTATAGCACCTATGTTAATCGGGGTAACTTGTTTAACGGTGTTTCCAATCTTGGCTTCTATCTTCTTGAGTTTTACAGATTGGAACTTCATAACAGGGATTAAGGGATTCAACTTTATTGGATTAGATAATTTCAAAAAGTTATTTAGCGATTCGGTATTTTTGAAATCGCTTACAAATAATCTTCTTATATTATTAGTCGTACCAATAGGGTTATTAATCTCGTTATCACTAGCTGTTGTTATTAACAAACATGTTTATTTAAAGGATTTTTTTAAAGTAATATACTTTATGCCCTATATTTCAAGTGTGGTAGCTGTTGCGATTGTTTTCCAGGTCTTATTTCATCCCACAGAGGGTCCAGTCAATCAGTTTTTATTGTCACTAGGAATTGAGGATCCTCCAAAATGGATTGCAGATGTGAATTTTGCCCTCCCATCAGTCATGATTATTTTAATTTGGACCAACATTGGATTTCAATTAATTATTTACTTAGCTGGATTACAGAATATCCCCAAAGAACTTTATGAGGCTGCAGATATCGATGGTGCTAGTGCTTGGTATAAGTTTAGAAAAATTACGATTCCATTAGTCTCACCTACAACCTTCTTATTATTAGTAACAGGGTTAATTGGTTCTTTTAAAGTATTTGATTTAATTGTGGTTCTAACGAATGGTGGTCCGGCGAATTCAACGTCCTTACCCGTCTTTTACTTATATGATCAAGCATTTGTTGAGTTAAGAACAGGATATGCCTCAACTATAGCATTAGTCATCTTTGCTTTGATATTATTAATCACTGTTTTTCAATGGATAGGACAGAAAAAATGGGTGAACTATTAA
- the glnA gene encoding type I glutamate--ammonia ligase, with amino-acid sequence MAKYTREDVLTLVKENNVKYIRLQFTDILGTIKNVEIPVSQLDKALDNKMMFDGSSIEGFVRIEESDMYLYPDLDTFVIFPWTAEKGKVARFICDIYNPDGTPFAGDPRNNLRRLLAEMEELGFTDFNLGPEPEFFLFKLDEKGEPTLELNDNGGYFDLAPTDLGENCRRDIVLELEEMGFEIEASHHEVAPGQHEIDFKYAGAIKACDDIQTFKLVVKTIARKHGLHATFMPKPLFGVNGSGMHMNLSLFRNGENAFLDTNGDLQLSDTARQFIAGIIKHAPAFTAVTNPTVNSYKRLVPGYEAPCYVAWSAQNRSPLIRIPASRGLSTRVEVRSVDPAANPYLAMSVLLAAGLDGIKNKLPVPNPIDRNIYVMSKEERIENGIVDLPATLAQALDLLKADSTMKHALGEHLFEHFIEAKEIEWDMFRTQVHPWEREQYMSMY; translated from the coding sequence ATGGCAAAATATACAAGAGAAGATGTTTTAACCTTAGTAAAAGAGAATAACGTAAAGTACATTCGCCTTCAATTTACTGATATTTTAGGTACTATTAAAAACGTTGAGATCCCAGTTAGTCAGCTAGATAAAGCGTTAGATAACAAAATGATGTTTGATGGATCTTCAATTGAAGGATTTGTTCGTATTGAGGAATCAGATATGTACTTGTATCCAGATCTTGATACTTTTGTGATTTTCCCTTGGACAGCTGAAAAAGGGAAGGTAGCACGTTTTATTTGTGATATATACAATCCAGATGGTACACCTTTTGCTGGTGATCCTCGTAATAATCTACGTCGTCTTTTAGCAGAAATGGAAGAGTTAGGCTTTACTGATTTTAATTTAGGACCTGAGCCAGAATTTTTCTTATTTAAGCTTGACGAAAAAGGTGAACCAACCCTTGAATTAAATGATAATGGTGGTTATTTCGATTTAGCTCCTACTGATTTAGGAGAAAACTGCCGTCGTGATATTGTTTTAGAACTTGAAGAGATGGGCTTTGAAATTGAAGCTTCTCACCATGAAGTTGCGCCTGGTCAGCATGAAATTGATTTTAAATATGCTGGAGCAATCAAAGCGTGTGATGATATCCAAACGTTTAAATTAGTTGTTAAAACAATTGCACGTAAGCATGGATTGCATGCAACATTCATGCCAAAACCATTGTTTGGTGTAAATGGATCTGGAATGCACATGAATCTTTCATTATTCCGTAATGGTGAAAATGCATTTTTAGATACGAACGGAGATTTACAATTAAGTGATACAGCAAGACAATTTATTGCCGGTATCATTAAGCATGCTCCTGCTTTTACAGCTGTTACAAATCCAACAGTTAATTCATACAAACGCTTAGTACCAGGATACGAAGCACCATGTTATGTTGCTTGGTCAGCTCAAAATAGAAGTCCGCTTATTCGTATTCCAGCGTCACGTGGATTAAGTACACGTGTAGAGGTACGAAGTGTAGATCCAGCTGCAAACCCATATTTAGCTATGAGTGTTTTATTAGCAGCAGGTCTTGATGGAATTAAGAATAAATTACCTGTACCTAACCCAATTGACAGAAACATTTATGTAATGTCAAAAGAAGAACGTATTGAAAACGGTATTGTAGACTTACCTGCAACACTTGCTCAAGCTTTAGACCTTTTAAAAGCTGATAGCACAATGAAGCATGCTTTAGGTGAACATTTATTTGAACACTTCATTGAAGCGAAAGAAATTGAGTGGGATATGTTCCGTACACAAGTCCACCCATGGGAAAGAGAACAATACATGTCAATGTATTAA
- a CDS encoding MerR family transcriptional regulator yields the protein MSDNIRRSMPLFPIGIVMQLTDLSARQIRYYEENELIFPARTESNRRLFSFNDVDKLLEIRSLIEQGVNLAGIKQIFSRKEQSSKEEKEAEKTVEKPDLSDAELRKLLKSELMQAGRFNRPTLRHGDMSRFFH from the coding sequence ATGAGTGATAATATTCGACGCTCAATGCCCCTATTTCCAATCGGAATTGTTATGCAGCTCACAGATTTATCTGCAAGACAAATTCGCTATTATGAAGAAAATGAATTGATTTTTCCTGCTCGTACAGAAAGCAATCGACGTCTTTTCTCTTTTAATGATGTTGATAAATTGCTTGAAATTAGAAGTTTAATTGAACAAGGTGTTAATCTAGCAGGAATAAAGCAAATCTTTTCAAGAAAAGAACAATCATCTAAAGAAGAAAAAGAAGCTGAAAAGACTGTTGAGAAGCCAGATTTAAGTGATGCCGAACTAAGAAAACTATTGAAATCTGAGCTAATGCAGGCTGGACGTTTTAATCGTCCAACTTTAAGACATGGAGATATGTCTAGATTTTTCCATTAA
- a CDS encoding aminotransferase class I/II-fold pyridoxal phosphate-dependent enzyme, with protein sequence MVEYLKNGANLAPIISKVEEKIKDIHGEIDDRSEKNQFKVLQSYRKYRVSDSHFIPSTGYGYDDHGRDTLEQIYADVFGGEAGLVRPQIISGTHAISIALFGILRPGDELVYITGKPYDTLDEIVGIRGNGVGSLKEFNIDYQTVDLTAEGTIDYKAVKASITKKTKMVGIQRSKGYATRPSFTITEIQEMIEFVKSIDENIVIFVDNCYGEFVEELEPCHIGADLMAGSLIKNPGGGLAKTGGYIVGRKDLVDACSYRMTSPGIGAEAGASLYSLQEMYQGFFLAPHVVSQALKGAVFTSAFLEEIGMTTYPKWNSIRTDLIQSVQFDHADTMVAFCQAIQFASPINSHVTPYPNYMPGYEDDVIMAAGTFIQGASIELSADGPIRPPYVAYVQGGLTYSHVKIAVCSAVDSLIEKGFVKIVQ encoded by the coding sequence ATGGTTGAATATTTAAAGAATGGAGCAAACCTTGCTCCAATCATTTCTAAGGTAGAAGAAAAAATTAAAGACATACATGGTGAAATTGACGATAGAAGCGAAAAAAACCAATTTAAAGTGTTGCAAAGCTATCGTAAATACAGAGTGAGTGATTCTCATTTTATTCCTAGTACAGGATATGGGTATGATGATCATGGAAGAGATACATTGGAACAAATATATGCGGATGTATTTGGTGGGGAAGCAGGTTTAGTTCGACCACAGATTATTTCAGGTACGCATGCGATTTCAATAGCATTGTTTGGTATCTTAAGACCAGGCGATGAGCTTGTTTACATCACTGGAAAGCCGTATGATACATTGGACGAAATTGTTGGAATTAGAGGTAATGGCGTTGGCTCGTTAAAAGAATTTAATATTGATTATCAAACGGTAGATTTGACAGCAGAGGGAACGATAGATTACAAAGCTGTCAAGGCATCCATTACGAAAAAAACAAAAATGGTCGGGATTCAACGTTCAAAAGGATATGCAACAAGACCTTCATTTACAATTACTGAAATACAAGAAATGATTGAATTTGTAAAATCAATAGATGAAAATATTGTTATATTTGTTGATAATTGTTATGGTGAATTTGTAGAAGAATTAGAACCGTGTCATATTGGTGCTGATCTTATGGCTGGCTCTTTAATAAAAAATCCTGGCGGGGGTTTAGCTAAAACCGGTGGATATATTGTAGGGAGAAAAGACTTGGTTGATGCTTGCTCTTACCGTATGACATCACCTGGAATTGGAGCTGAAGCAGGTGCATCTTTATATAGTTTACAGGAAATGTACCAAGGTTTCTTTTTGGCGCCGCACGTGGTTTCACAAGCATTAAAAGGAGCGGTATTCACAAGTGCTTTTCTAGAAGAAATCGGCATGACTACATATCCAAAATGGAATAGTATCAGAACCGACTTAATTCAATCTGTTCAATTTGATCACGCAGATACTATGGTAGCATTTTGTCAGGCTATACAATTTGCGTCTCCAATTAATTCACATGTAACACCTTATCCTAACTATATGCCGGGATATGAGGATGATGTCATCATGGCTGCAGGTACATTCATACAAGGAGCAAGTATAGAATTATCAGCAGACGGACCAATAAGGCCTCCATATGTTGCCTACGTTCAAGGTGGATTAACATATTCACATGTGAAAATTGCCGTTTGCTCAGCAGTAGATTCCTTGATTGAGAAGGGGTTTGTAAAGATAGTACAATAG
- the hflX gene encoding GTPase HflX, which translates to MQDDHFEYSMEELRSLTKTANGEVAVVLTQKRERPHPATYIGKGKVEELHTLVEEVEPELIIFNDELSPSQLRNLASILDVRIIDRTQLILDIFAQRAKSKEGKLQVELAQLQYLLPRLMGQGISLSRQGGGIGTRGPGETQLETDRRHIRNRINEIKQQLSSVVRHRHRYRERRKKNQAFQIALVGYTNAGKSTIFNRLTTAGSFEEDLLFATLDPMTRKVVLPSSYQALLTDTVGFIQDLPTTLVAAFRSTLEEVKEADLILHIVDSSNEDYANHEKTVYKLLEQLEITDIPILTVYNKKDLTPSSFVPSPTEDYVAISAFSDEDVERLMVRVEQLAKEVMNYYTVHIPVSEGRLISQMKTETLIQSFSFNEEQEVYKVEGYVLPTHSINGQLDKHNGEGK; encoded by the coding sequence ATGCAAGACGACCATTTTGAATATTCTATGGAAGAGTTAAGATCCTTAACAAAAACGGCAAACGGTGAGGTAGCAGTTGTCTTAACACAGAAAAGAGAGAGGCCACATCCTGCAACCTATATTGGAAAAGGTAAGGTTGAAGAGCTCCATACTCTTGTAGAAGAAGTAGAACCAGAGCTTATTATCTTTAATGATGAATTATCTCCAAGTCAATTAAGAAATTTGGCATCGATCTTAGATGTTAGAATCATTGACAGGACACAATTGATTTTAGATATTTTTGCTCAACGCGCAAAATCCAAGGAAGGTAAGTTGCAAGTTGAGTTAGCGCAGCTCCAATATTTATTGCCAAGATTAATGGGGCAAGGGATATCGTTATCAAGACAAGGTGGCGGAATTGGTACAAGGGGACCTGGGGAAACTCAGCTTGAAACAGATCGTCGTCATATACGTAATAGAATTAATGAGATAAAACAACAACTTTCATCGGTCGTTCGTCATCGTCATCGCTATCGTGAAAGAAGGAAAAAAAATCAAGCCTTTCAAATAGCGTTAGTAGGATATACGAATGCAGGTAAGTCCACCATTTTTAACCGTTTAACAACCGCAGGAAGTTTTGAAGAGGATTTACTTTTTGCCACATTAGATCCTATGACTCGCAAAGTAGTTTTGCCATCATCTTATCAAGCGCTGTTAACAGATACCGTTGGATTTATTCAAGATTTACCAACAACATTAGTAGCTGCTTTCCGTTCAACATTAGAAGAAGTAAAAGAAGCGGATTTAATTTTACATATTGTTGATAGTTCAAATGAAGATTATGCAAACCATGAGAAAACAGTATATAAGCTCCTCGAGCAATTAGAAATAACAGATATACCGATTTTAACGGTCTATAATAAGAAAGATCTAACTCCTTCTTCTTTTGTGCCATCTCCAACAGAAGATTATGTAGCTATTTCTGCTTTTTCAGATGAAGATGTGGAAAGATTAATGGTACGAGTCGAACAGCTTGCTAAAGAAGTAATGAATTATTACACGGTACATATTCCGGTAAGTGAAGGAAGATTAATTTCTCAAATGAAAACAGAAACTCTTATTCAATCCTTTAGCTTTAATGAAGAACAGGAAGTGTACAAGGTTGAAGGATATGTATTACCTACACATTCAATTAATGGTCAACTAGATAAGCATAACGGAGAGGGAAAATAA
- a CDS encoding trimeric intracellular cation channel family protein produces MTWEVLSIIGTIAFAISGAIVAMEEEYDILGVYILGIVTAFGGGAIRNLLIGVPVSALWEQGLLFQVALFAMTIVFLFPYRLLRHWHKWGNFTDAIGLSAFAIQGALYAVEMNHPISAVVVAAVLTGSGGGIVRDVLAGRKPLVLRSEIYAFWAILAGLLIGFQLITSALGLYILFVGIVLLRVFSYTFKWKLPNRSLLHSDSVKREEKTLSN; encoded by the coding sequence ATGACTTGGGAAGTTCTAAGTATCATTGGGACAATTGCATTTGCAATTAGTGGAGCAATTGTAGCTATGGAAGAAGAATATGATATTTTAGGAGTTTATATATTAGGAATTGTCACGGCTTTTGGAGGTGGAGCAATTAGAAACCTTCTTATTGGAGTACCAGTTTCAGCTTTATGGGAACAAGGTTTACTTTTTCAGGTAGCTCTTTTTGCCATGACAATTGTATTTCTTTTTCCATACAGATTATTAAGACATTGGCATAAATGGGGTAACTTTACAGACGCAATTGGCTTATCTGCCTTTGCCATTCAAGGAGCCTTGTATGCTGTAGAAATGAATCATCCGATAAGCGCAGTTGTTGTAGCAGCGGTGTTAACCGGAAGTGGTGGCGGAATTGTTCGTGATGTTTTGGCAGGGAGGAAACCACTCGTCTTACGTTCTGAAATATATGCATTTTGGGCTATATTAGCTGGATTATTAATTGGATTTCAGCTAATTACAAGTGCATTAGGGCTTTATATTCTCTTCGTCGGGATTGTCTTATTAAGAGTATTTTCTTACACCTTTAAGTGGAAACTACCCAATAGAAGTTTATTACATTCTGATTCTGTTAAAAGGGAAGAAAAAACACTTTCTAATTAA
- the spoVK gene encoding stage V sporulation protein K, whose product MEHDRAVTYKTNGQINIILNNQEKEKKPVSSTTFDVKIPRAEMKHTILREIEDEMSALVGMNDMKKMIKEIYAWIFINKKREEQGLKAGKQALHMMFKGNPGTGKTTVARLIGKLFYQMNVLSKGHLIEAERADLVGEYIGHTAQKTRDLVKKALGGILFIDEAYSLARGGEKDFGKEAIDTLVKHMEDKQHDFVLILAGYPKEMDNFLSLNPGLLSRFPLVVDFPDYSVDDLMEISNRMIAEREYQFDPDAKHKLKSHLMDVKSNIHPAKFSNGRYVRNIIEKTIRAQAMRLLLGDTFHRDDLLTIKSQDLVLEEEKNVEKSMKTSFKD is encoded by the coding sequence TTGGAACATGATCGAGCAGTCACATATAAAACGAATGGTCAAATCAATATTATTTTAAATAATCAAGAAAAAGAAAAAAAGCCTGTTAGCTCTACTACATTTGATGTGAAGATTCCAAGAGCAGAAATGAAGCATACGATTTTAAGGGAAATAGAAGATGAAATGAGTGCTCTTGTAGGAATGAATGATATGAAAAAAATGATAAAAGAAATATATGCTTGGATCTTCATCAATAAAAAACGAGAGGAACAAGGGCTAAAAGCTGGAAAACAAGCATTGCATATGATGTTTAAGGGAAACCCTGGTACTGGTAAAACGACTGTAGCAAGATTAATAGGTAAGTTGTTCTACCAAATGAATGTTTTATCAAAGGGCCACTTAATTGAAGCAGAGCGTGCGGATCTAGTTGGAGAATATATTGGTCATACAGCACAAAAAACAAGAGATCTTGTAAAAAAAGCATTAGGTGGAATTTTATTTATTGATGAAGCGTACTCATTAGCGAGAGGTGGAGAGAAGGATTTCGGAAAAGAAGCAATCGATACATTAGTAAAGCACATGGAAGATAAGCAACATGATTTTGTTCTCATATTAGCTGGTTATCCAAAGGAGATGGATAACTTTCTTTCATTAAATCCAGGCTTACTTTCCAGATTTCCACTAGTAGTAGATTTTCCAGATTACTCAGTTGATGACTTGATGGAAATTTCTAATCGAATGATAGCTGAAAGGGAATATCAATTTGATCCAGATGCAAAGCATAAACTGAAATCACATTTAATGGATGTAAAGTCAAACATACATCCAGCAAAATTTAGTAATGGTCGTTATGTAAGAAATATAATTGAGAAAACAATACGAGCACAAGCCATGAGATTACTTCTTGGTGATACATTCCACAGAGATGATCTATTAACAATAAAAAGTCAGGATTTAGTTTTGGAAGAGGAGAAAAACGTTGAAAAATCAATGAAAACATCTTTTAAAGACTGA
- the hfq gene encoding RNA chaperone Hfq: MKTINIQDQFLNQLRKDGTFVTVFLLNGFQLRGLVKGFDNFTVLLETEGKQQLIYKHAISTFSPQKNIQLELE; this comes from the coding sequence ATGAAAACAATTAATATTCAAGATCAGTTCCTAAATCAGCTGCGTAAGGATGGCACATTTGTTACAGTATTCTTACTTAATGGCTTCCAATTAAGAGGTCTTGTAAAAGGCTTTGACAATTTTACCGTTCTTTTAGAAACTGAAGGAAAGCAGCAATTAATTTATAAGCATGCTATTTCAACATTTTCACCACAAAAAAACATTCAATTAGAACTTGAATAA
- the miaA gene encoding tRNA (adenosine(37)-N6)-dimethylallyltransferase MiaA — protein sequence MERKKLVVIIGPTAVGKTKLSIDLAKRLNGEIISGDSMQIYKGMDIGTAKITKDEMEDIPHHLIDIKEADEEYSVAEFQTTCRPLIDKITSHHKMPLIVGGTGLYIQSVIYDYQFTDTPSNPVIRNQLERELEVNGEHYLHNKLKEVDPEAAINIHPNNSRRVIRALEIYYTTNKTMSEYINNQEKTLLYDVVLIGLTMDREVLYERINYRVDVMMEQGLLLEAKKLYDSGLQNSQAAKAIGYKELFDYFAGKSSLEVAIEQLKQNSRRYAKRQLTWFRNKMDVNWYDMTPPLSYEEKVDEIFTYIAGKLKL from the coding sequence TTGGAGAGAAAGAAGCTAGTCGTCATCATTGGCCCAACGGCTGTTGGGAAAACAAAGCTAAGCATTGATTTAGCAAAACGTTTGAATGGAGAAATTATTAGTGGTGACTCCATGCAAATTTACAAGGGAATGGACATTGGTACAGCAAAAATCACAAAAGATGAAATGGAGGATATCCCCCATCACCTTATTGATATAAAGGAAGCAGATGAGGAATACTCTGTCGCTGAATTCCAAACAACTTGTCGCCCATTAATAGATAAGATTACAAGTCACCACAAGATGCCGTTGATAGTAGGCGGGACAGGTCTTTATATTCAATCCGTTATTTATGATTATCAATTTACAGATACTCCTTCAAATCCCGTCATTCGTAATCAGCTTGAAAGGGAACTTGAAGTTAACGGTGAACACTATTTACATAATAAGCTGAAAGAAGTAGATCCTGAGGCTGCTATTAACATCCACCCAAATAATTCACGAAGAGTAATTAGAGCTCTTGAAATATACTATACAACCAACAAAACAATGTCTGAATACATAAATAACCAAGAAAAGACCCTTCTATATGATGTTGTTCTAATAGGTCTTACTATGGACCGCGAAGTTTTATACGAACGAATAAATTATCGTGTGGATGTTATGATGGAACAGGGATTGCTTCTTGAGGCGAAAAAGCTTTACGATTCTGGACTCCAAAACAGTCAAGCTGCAAAAGCTATAGGATATAAAGAATTATTTGATTACTTCGCAGGAAAGTCAAGCCTTGAAGTAGCCATTGAGCAGTTGAAACAAAATTCTAGACGCTATGCAAAAAGACAACTTACATGGTTTCGCAACAAAATGGATGTAAACTGGTATGATATGACTCCACCTTTATCATATGAAGAAAAGGTAGATGAAATTTTCACTTACATAGCAGGAAAGCTGAAACTTTAA
- a CDS encoding DUF2294 domain-containing protein, producing the protein MNRSKGSIEAELSKAITQWEKDFLGRGSLSVKSDLLRDMIIVNLRGVLTPAEYVVSESKEGMYSIKRMRTELVESGVDDLKNIVNSITGQEVISFHTDISTKSGERVMVFKLGSNYEKIFL; encoded by the coding sequence ATGAACAGATCAAAAGGTTCCATTGAAGCTGAGTTAAGCAAGGCAATTACTCAATGGGAAAAGGATTTTTTAGGTAGAGGATCATTATCGGTTAAATCTGATCTTTTACGAGATATGATTATTGTGAATTTACGAGGAGTATTAACCCCAGCAGAATATGTTGTGTCAGAGTCAAAAGAAGGGATGTACTCAATTAAAAGGATGAGAACAGAGCTTGTAGAATCAGGTGTAGACGATTTGAAAAATATCGTTAATTCCATCACGGGACAAGAGGTCATAAGTTTTCATACAGATATAAGTACTAAATCAGGTGAACGTGTGATGGTTTTTAAATTAGGTTCAAATTATGAAAAGATTTTTTTGTAA
- the mutL gene encoding DNA mismatch repair endonuclease MutL — protein sequence MGKIIRLDDQLSNKIAAGEVVERPASVVKELLENAIDANSTVVEIDIEEAGLGKIRIVDNGDGIEQDDCLNAFHRHATSKIKDENDLFRIRTLGFRGEALPSIASVSLLDMKTSTGEGAGCNLILSGGKIEKHEATNSRKGTDITVRNLFFNTPARLKYMKTVHTELGNITDIVNRISLAHPEVSIRLIHNGKKLLHTTGNGDVRQVLAAIYGIGIAKKMKKLTLESLDFEVNGYVALPEITRASRNYISTIINGRFIKNYSLVKAIQQGYHTLLPIGRFPIVFLEIKMDPLLVDVNVHPSKLEVRLSKEAELNELITEGIRNVFKQEQLIPSVETPKQTKIKNQDEQQQFTFTHGSTTEEFSTQRKDIIYPSGNVVKDEKSLHEQSQANEEQHSYPQFLAQPIEQEIELEPLAKLENSNLQLEKEVQEFSIDDDGIKIEENNETINDRVPPLYPIGQMHGTYILAQNEQGLFIIDQHAAQERIKYEFYREKVGEIQSEVQELLVPLTFDYSNDEVMIIQEHLQTLAQVGIFLEPFGRNSYIVRSHPQWFPKGEEETTIQEIIQQVLDEKRINIKKLREEAAIMMSCKASIKANHHLRNDEIFTLLETLRKSSDPFTCPHGRPIIVHYSTYEMEKMFKRVM from the coding sequence GTGGGGAAAATTATTCGCCTCGATGACCAACTTTCCAATAAAATAGCTGCAGGTGAGGTAGTGGAAAGACCAGCTTCTGTTGTAAAGGAATTACTTGAAAATGCAATAGATGCAAATAGTACAGTAGTTGAAATAGATATTGAAGAAGCTGGCCTCGGGAAAATTAGGATTGTAGACAATGGAGATGGTATTGAGCAAGATGACTGCTTGAACGCTTTCCATCGTCATGCAACAAGTAAAATTAAGGATGAAAATGATCTTTTTAGAATCCGGACCTTGGGTTTTAGGGGAGAGGCATTACCAAGTATTGCCTCTGTATCCCTGTTAGATATGAAGACAAGCACTGGAGAGGGTGCTGGTTGTAATCTTATCCTGTCTGGTGGGAAAATCGAGAAACATGAAGCCACTAATAGCCGCAAAGGGACAGATATTACTGTCCGTAATTTGTTTTTTAATACACCAGCTCGTTTGAAATATATGAAAACAGTTCATACTGAGCTTGGAAACATAACGGATATTGTAAATAGGATTTCCTTAGCTCATCCGGAGGTTTCCATTCGTCTCATTCATAACGGAAAGAAACTTTTACACACAACTGGTAATGGAGATGTAAGACAAGTTCTAGCTGCCATTTATGGTATAGGAATTGCAAAAAAAATGAAGAAGCTAACTTTAGAATCTTTAGATTTTGAAGTGAATGGATATGTAGCTCTTCCAGAAATAACGAGAGCATCTAGGAACTATATATCTACTATTATTAATGGAAGATTTATTAAAAATTATTCGCTTGTGAAAGCTATTCAACAAGGCTATCACACATTGTTACCGATAGGACGTTTTCCGATTGTGTTTCTTGAGATAAAGATGGATCCCTTACTTGTAGATGTGAATGTACACCCCTCGAAGCTTGAAGTGAGATTGAGTAAGGAAGCGGAACTAAATGAATTAATAACAGAAGGGATTAGAAATGTTTTTAAACAAGAGCAGCTTATTCCGTCTGTAGAAACACCAAAACAAACAAAAATAAAAAACCAAGATGAGCAGCAGCAATTTACCTTTACACATGGATCTACTACTGAAGAATTCTCAACGCAACGAAAAGATATAATCTATCCTAGTGGGAATGTGGTGAAGGATGAGAAGTCATTACACGAACAGTCTCAAGCTAATGAAGAGCAACATTCTTACCCTCAATTTTTGGCTCAACCAATTGAACAAGAGATAGAACTAGAGCCGCTTGCTAAGCTAGAGAATTCAAATCTGCAACTTGAAAAAGAAGTTCAAGAGTTTTCAATAGATGATGATGGGATCAAAATTGAAGAAAATAATGAGACGATAAACGATCGAGTTCCACCTTTGTATCCTATTGGTCAAATGCATGGAACATATATTTTAGCTCAAAACGAACAAGGACTATTTATAATTGATCAGCATGCAGCACAAGAGCGGATTAAATATGAATTTTATCGTGAAAAGGTAGGAGAAATTCAATCAGAGGTGCAAGAGCTTTTAGTTCCTTTAACCTTTGACTATTCTAATGATGAAGTGATGATTATACAAGAGCATCTCCAAACGTTAGCTCAGGTAGGGATTTTTCTAGAACCATTTGGGCGTAATAGTTATATAGTAAGATCTCACCCTCAATGGTTCCCTAAAGGTGAAGAAGAAACAACGATTCAAGAAATTATTCAGCAAGTATTGGATGAAAAAAGAATCAATATTAAGAAACTAAGAGAAGAAGCGGCTATTATGATGAGCTGTAAAGCTTCTATTAAGGCAAATCATCATTTGCGGAACGATGAAATCTTTACTCTATTAGAAACCTTAAGGAAAAGCTCAGATCCTTTCACATGTCCACACGGTCGACCAATTATCGTCCATTATTCAACTTACGAGATGGAAAAGATGTTTAAAAGGGTAATGTAA